One region of Fragaria vesca subsp. vesca linkage group LG4, FraVesHawaii_1.0, whole genome shotgun sequence genomic DNA includes:
- the LOC101290945 gene encoding dual specificity protein phosphatase 1-like, with protein MDPIDDSLRKQLSALLRVIHVTRCCKEDKVPCQIEEGLFLGSIGSAHNKDELKELNITHILTVAGSLAPAYPNEFVYKVLHVADKESTDLKQHFDECFNFIEEAKRSGGVLVHCFVGKSRSVTIVLAYLMKKHGMSLSEALEHVKSRRPQASPNTGFMSQLQAFERFLHENEENKTN; from the exons ATGGATCCGATAGATGACTCCCTTAGGAAACAATTATCTGCTTTGTTGAGAGTTATACATGTGACGAGGTGTTGTAAAGAAGACAAAGTTCCATGCCAAATTGAAGAG GGTCTCTTCTTGGGTTCCATAGGATCTGCACATAACAAGGATGAACTTAAAGAGTTAAACATCACACACATTTTGACTGTGGCTGGTTCATTGGCACCTGCTTATCCAAATGAATTTGTGTATAAGGTTTTGCATG TTGCGGACAAAGAATCGACAGACCTGAAACAGCACTTTGATGAATGTTTCAATTTTATTGAAGAAGCTAAAAGATCTGGTGGTGTGTTGGTTCATTGCTTTGTGGGAAAATCCAGGAG TGTGACTATTGTTCTTGCTTATCTGATGAAGAAGCATGGTATGAGTCTATCTGAAGCTCTTGAACATGTGAAGAGCAGACGGCCACAGGCATCTCCCAATACTGGTTTTATGTCACAACTGCAGGCCTTTGAAAGGTTCCTTCATG AAAATGAAGAAAACAAGACAAATTGA
- the LOC101315425 gene encoding probable DNA primase large subunit-like, translating to MLAVRSRKPVGYDDVPTLPLYRSAPALDVRLEEFELFAIDRLRVLKGISDGLSRGKKHDEMEKLINDLWKANMRHPQASEAINKDIISHFVLRLVYCRTDELRKWFLSMETALFRHRFRNERPEAQRSLMAEFGLAYKKVDSSELESVMDKLAQVARSTSQSLPTVDAIFYKVPFEEVPELVASRRVYISKGNAYIAMSQVVSLVATHFRSHLSKALILTNRKWTSTIVEQEKNRLTPIVEALSTSYLGPDYSQPKEFAEISLRDIDDIAKSSFPMCMRHLFEKLREDHHLKHGGRMQLGLFLKGVGLKLDDALAFWRAEFSRKVGAERFDKEYAYSIRHNYGREGKRTDYTPYSCQKIISSTPGVGDHHGCPYRHFSEENLTAALSRMGVNSRALSDVMNKVRNKHYQLACTLTFEAVHGTSCEAGINHPNQYFSDSQIIMKSKNQSTAKDTQMEIESS from the exons ATGTTAGCCGTCCGATCCAGGAAACCCGTCGGATACGACGACGTCCCGACTCTCCCCCTCTACCGCTCCGCCCCGGCTCTCGATGTCCGCCTCGAAGAGTTCGAGCTTTTCGCCATCGATCGCCTCCGAG TGCTTAAAGGGATATCTGACGGATTATCGAGAGGAAAGAAACATGATGAAATGGAGAAATTGATAAATGATCTTTGGAAAGCAAACATGAGGCATCCTCAGGCATCCGAGGCCATCAACAAGGACATTATATCGCACTTTGTTCTGCGTCTTGTTTATTGCAGAAC GGACGAACTGAGGAAATGGTTTCTTTCCATGGAGACTGCCCTATTTCGCCACCGTTTTCGCAATGAAAGGCCTGAAGCTCAG AGGTCACTCATGGCAGAATTTGGTCTTGCCTACAAGAAAGTTGATAGTTCAGAACTCGAG AGTGTAATGGACAAACTGGCCCAGGTTGCGCGTTCCACGAGTCAATCTTTACCCACTG TTGATGCCATATTTTACAAG GTACCATTTGAAGAAGTTCCCGAACTTGTCGCTAGCCGTAGAGTATACATCAGCAAGGGGAATGCATATATAGCCATGAGTCAG GTGGTCTCCCTTGTTGCCACACATTTCCGCAGTCATCTGTCAAAGGCATTGATTTTGACTAACAG AAAGTGGACATCAACTATCGTAGAACAAGAGAAAAATCGGTTGACTCCT ATAGTTGAAGCCCTCTCAACAAGCTACCTGGGCCCGGACTATTCTCAG CCAAAAGAATTTGCTGAGATATCATTAAGAGACATTGATGACATAGCTAAGAGCTCGTTTCCTATGTGCATGCGCCATCTATTTGAAAAG CTGAGAGAGGACCATCACCTAAAGCATGGAGGGAGAATGCAACTGGGTCTCTTTCTCAAG GGTGTTGGGTTAAAGCTGGATGATGCACTTGCATTTTGGAGAGCTGAGTTCTCACGAAAG GTTGGTGCCGAGAGGTTTGACAAAGAATATGCATATAGCATACGCCACAATTATGGAAGAGAAGGAAAAAGAACG GATTACACGCCTTATTCCTGTCAAAAGATCATCTCATCTACGCCTGGCGTAGGAGATCATCATGGATGCCCATATCGACATTTCAG TGAAGAGAATCTGACAGCTGCTCTCAGTAGAATGGGAGTTAACAGTCGTGCTCTTAGTGATGTAATGAACAAAGTTCGGAATAAGCATTATCAG TTGGCATGCACCTTAACGTTTGAAGCTGTCCATGGGACATCATGCGAAGCTGGGATTAACCATCCAAATCAATACTTCTCTGACAGTCAAATAATTATGAAGTCAAAG AATCAATCTACAGCGAAGGACACGCAAATGGAAATAGAATCTTCTTGA
- the LOC101291229 gene encoding transcription factor MUTE-like has protein sequence MSHIAVERNRRKQMNEHLKVLRTLTPCFYIKRGDQASIIGGVIEFIKELHQVLQSLESNKRRKKRLSPSPNPSPRQPLLLLPPTPPPQLDQNPKFNFGLIDQNHDRAVKELGACCNSPVADVEAKISGSNVVLKIISRRIPGQVVKIISVLERSSFEVLHLNISSMEDTVLYSFVIKIGLECQLSVEELVLEVQQSLRSDTA, from the exons ATGTCTCACATAGCTGTGGAGAGAAACAGAAGGAAACAGATGAACGAACACCTCAAAGTTCTACGCACTTTAACCCCATGTTTCTACATCAAAAGG GGAGACCAGGCATCAATCATAGGAGGTGTGATAGAGTTCATCAAGGAGTTGCATCAAGTATTGCAGTCTTTGGAATCTAATAAACGCAGGAAGAAGCGCCTAAGCCCTAGCCCTAATCCAAGCCCGAGGCAGCCACTGCTACTATTGCCACCTACTCCGCCGCCCCAGCTTGATCAAAACCCTAAATTCAATTTTGGGTTAATCGATCAGAATCATGACCGTGCGGTCAAAGAACTAGGAGCATGCTGCAATTCTCCGGTGGCAGATGTCGAAGCGAAAATCTCAGGGTCCAACGTGGTGTTGAAGATAATATCCAGGCGGATTCCAGGTCAAGTTGTGAAGATAATCAGTGTGCTGGAGAGGTCTTCATTTGAGGTCCTCCATCTCAACATCAGTAGCATGGAAGACACGGTCCTGTACTCTTTTGTGATCAAG ATAGGACTGGAGTGTCAGCTGAGCGTAGAGGAATTGGTTCTTGAAGTTCAACAGAGCTTGCGGTCGGACACTGCTTAA
- the LOC101309828 gene encoding 26S proteasome non-ATPase regulatory subunit 2 1A-like, which produces MDLSAEDLALKEKLELYVKRVQDPDPGIQMIALEGMRHEIRSSTSSMTAVPKPLKYLRPHYTALKSYYELMGASDVKINLADILSVLALTMSAEGEPESLKYRLLAGSDGDIGSWGHEYVRNLAAEITLEYADNELRVHMSDENPSCDQMKLVRQIVAFHMRHNAETEAVDLLVEIGDHLQQLLEHVAKTNFKKTSLYLTSSARYLPARPDDAYLALDVAYKLYLKFREYPNALQIALLIDDHRLIKEVFTSCDDVLCKKQLCYILARHGGNYSVLDDDDDDDANMDGDSDNNREAMQDIINNTRLSEGYLTLARDLEVMEAKTPQDIYKAHLLDGQVSSSVGSARQNLADTFVNAFVNAGFGQDELMTTVQPPNDHWLFKNKEHGKISAAASLGMISLWDVESGFAHIDKYLHSNDNHVIAGALLGIGIFNCGVRHECDPALAVLGEYVDKEDPSIRIGAIMGLGIAYAGSQNEQIGSQLTPILHDAKAPLDVVTFTAISLGLIFIGSCNEEVAQAIILALMDRTDAELGDPLARLISVSLGLVFLGMQDNVEATAQVSQTFNEKIGRHCDTTLLSCAYAGTGDVLKVQTLLGHCSQHIEEKDEDHHGPAVLGIAMIAMAEELGLEMAIRSLEHLLQYGQQNIRKAVPLALGLLCMSHPKVNVMDTLSRLSHDTDSEVAMSAVVSLGLIGAGTNNARIATMLRNLSSYYYKSADLLFCVRIAQGLVHLGKGLSTLNPYHSDRFLLSPAALGGIMVMLHSCLDMKSIILGKYHYVLYFLVMAVQPRMLMTVDENLKPLSVPVRVGKAVDVVGQAGHPKTITGFQTHSTPVVLAAGEKAELVSRKYIPLSPFLEGFVILRENLDYKED; this is translated from the coding sequence ATGGATTTGTCTGCGGAAGATCTGGCGCTGAAGGAAAAACTGGAGTTGTATGTGAAGAGGGTTCAAGACCCTGATCCTGGGATTCAGATGATAGCTCTCGAGGGTATGAGGCACGAAATCCGTTCCTCAACAAGTTCAATGACTGCTGTTCCAAAGCCGTTGAAGTATCTTCGACCACATTACACAGCTCTGAAATCATATTACGAATTAATGGGAGCTTCAGATGTGAAGATAAACCTGGCAGATATACTATCTGTTTTGGCACTGACCATGTCTGCCGAGGGAGAGCCGGAAAGCTTGAAGTACAGATTGTTGGCTGGTTCAGACGGTGACATTGGTTCATGGGGACATGAATATGTGAGGAACTTAGCAGCAGAAATTACTCTAGAATATGCCGATAATGAGCTGCGTGTTCATATGAGTGATGAAAACCCTAGTTGTGACCAAATGAAACTAGTACGTCAGATTGTTGCTTTTCATATGAGGCACAATGCTGAAACTGAAGCGGTTGACCTGTTGGTTGAGATCGGAGATCACCTTCAACAGTTGCTTGAGCATGTTGCTAAGACGAATTTCAAGAAGACTAGTTTATATCTCACCAGTTCAGCAAGATACCTTCCTGCCAGACCGGACGACGCGTACTTAGCTTTGGATGTTGCATACAAGTTATATCTAAAATTTCGAGAGTATCCCAATGCACTTCAGATTGCGCTTCTCATTGATGACCACCGGTTGATTAAGGAAGTGTTTACATCTTGCGATGATGTGCTGTGTAAGAAACAACTTTGCTACATCCTTGCTCGGCATGGTGGTAATTACTCTGTGCTTGATGATGATGATGATGATGATGCTAACATGGATGGGGATAGCGATAATAACCGAGAGGCAATGCAGGACATTATCAATAACACTAGGCTCAGCGAAGGTTATCTTACCCTCGCTAGAGATCTTGAGGTCATGGAGGCCAAAACTCCACAGGACATATACAAGGCACACTTGCTTGATGGTCAAGTAAGTAGCAGTGTTGGTTCAGCCAGACAGAACTTGGCAGATACATTTGTTAATGCATTCGTAAATGCAGGGTTCGGTCAGGATGAGTTGATGACGACAGTGCAACCACCAAATGATCATTGGCTTTTCAAGAATAAGGAGCATGGAAAGATCAGCGCTGCTGCAAGTTTGGGTATGATTTCACTGTGGGATGTTGAGTCAGGATTTGCTCACATTGACAAGTACCTGCATAGTAACGACAACCATGTTATCGCTGGTGCGTTGTTAGGCATTGGAATTTTCAACTGTGGTGTCAGACATGAATGTGATCCGGCGCTGGCGGTTTTGGGGGAATATGTAGATAAAGAAGATCCATCTATCCGCATTGGTGCAATAATGGGATTAGGGATTGCATATGCTGGTTCTCAGAATGAGCAGATAGGTAGTCAGCTGACTCCTATACTTCATGACGCAAAAGCTCCACTTGATGTGGTCACATTCACTGCAATCTCATTAGGGTTGATATTCATTGGTTCATGCAATGAAGAGGTAGCTCAAGCCATCATACTTGCGCTAATGGATCGAACTGACGCAGAGTTGGGAGATCCCCTTGCTCGCCTAATTTCGGTTAGCCTTGGTCTCGTGTTCCTTGGAATGCAAGACAATGTTGAAGCCACAGCTCAAGTTTCACAGACATTTAATGAAAAAATCGGAAGACATTGTGATACGACTTTGCTTTCTTGTGCTTATGCCGGAACAGGAGATGTTCTCAAGGTTCAAACCCTTCTCGGCCATTGTTCGCAACATATTGAGGAGAAGGATGAGGATCACCACGGACCTGCTGTGCTTGGAATTGCTATGATAGCAATGGCTGAAGAATTGGGACTTGAAATGGCAATTCGTTCGTTAGAGCATCTTCTACAGTATGGACAACAAAACATCCGTAAGGCTGTTCCATTGGCGCTTGGTCTTCTTTGCATGTCACACCCAAAGGTCAATGTTATGGACACATTAAGCAGACTTAGCCATGATACAGATTCAGAAGTAGCAATGTCTGCGGTGGTCTCCTTAGGTTTGATAGGTGCAGGAACCAACAATGCCAGAATAGCCACCATGCTGCGCAATCTTTCGAGTTATTACTACAAAAGTGCTGACCTTCTCTTCTGCGTGCGTATTGCTCAAGGCCTTGTACATCTGGGAAAGGGTTTATCAACTCTAAATCCATACCATTCCGACCGTTTCTTGCTATCACCAGCAGCACTTGGTGGAATCATGGTCATGCTGCATTCATGCCTTGATATGAAATCCATTATTTTGGGCAAGTATCATTATGTTCTCTACTTCCTTGTCATGGCGGTGCAGCCAAGAATGTTGATGACTGTGGACGAGAATCTCAAACCCTTGTCTGTCCCTGTTCGAGTGGGAAAAGCTGTGGATGTTGTAGGGCAGGCTGGCCATCCAAAAACAATAACTGGTTTCCAAACCCACTCGACACCAGTTGTTCTGGCTGCCGGTGAGAAAGCCGAGTTGGTGAGTCGGAAATATATTCCCCTTTCTCCCTTCCTTGAAGGTTTTGTCATTTTGAGAGAAAATCTGGACTACAAGGAAGACTAG